A stretch of the Plasmodium berghei ANKA genome assembly, chromosome: 10 genome encodes the following:
- a CDS encoding flap endonuclease 1, putative: protein MGIKGLTKFIADTAPNAIKEIKIENLMGRVVAIDASMSLYQFIIAIRDGDQYGNLMNESGETTSHISGLMSRTIKLMENGLKPIYVFDGAPPELKGSELEKRGEKRQKAEELLIKAKEEGNLEEIKKQSGRTVRVTKKQNEEAKKLLTLMGIPVIESPCEAEAQCAFLTKYEMAHATATEDADALVFGTKILIRNLNANASSNKNKNKNSSKRGYILTEINLEQVLKGLKLTMDEFIDFCILCGCDYCDTIKGIGSKTAYNLIKEYNCIENIIKNIDQNKYQVPANFKYVEARQSFIKPKVLEKSEVKIDWCEPKIEELKKFLIKEHNFNEVRVTNYITRLLKARKVTTQRRLDTFFTTCTKKSTKLIIEENQKEVLKTKSKGKKREINNDNSTKLNAKKKKTNVKDEKKNNEKVDEPKNKPNENLVKDEDDQDDYDQNIFDERTNSESGNIKNENVKEDISSSDITMDIPKCINDIVC from the coding sequence ATGGGAATTAAAGGGTTAACTAAATTCATCGCGGACACTGCTCCAAATGCgattaaagaaataaaaatagaaaactTAATGGGAAGAGTAGTAGCAATTGACGCATCCATGTCTTTGTATCAATTTATAATAGCAATTAGAGATGGAGATCAATATGGGAATTTAATGAACGAGTCAGGTGAAACAACTTCACACATATCAGGTTTAATGTCAAGAactataaaattaatggAAAATGGATTAAAACCAATTTATGTTTTTGATGGAGCTCCACCCGAATTAAAGGGTTCGGAATTAGAAAAAAGAGGAGAGAAAAGGCAAAAAGCCGAggaattattaataaaagcAAAAGAAGAAGGAAATTtagaagaaataaaaaaacaaagtGGAAGAACAGTAAGAgtaacaaaaaaacaaaatgaagaagcaaaaaaattattaacattAATGGGGATACCTGTTATTGAAAGTCCATGCGAAGCTGAAGCACAATGTGcatttttaacaaaatatgaaatGGCACATGCAACTGCTACTGAAGATGCCGATGCGTTAGTTTTTGGAactaaaatattaataagaAACTTAAATGCCAATGCGTcgtcaaataaaaataaaaataaaaattctaGCAAAAGaggatatatattaacagAAATAAACTTAGAACAAGTATTAAAAGgattaaaattaacaatGGATGAATTTATAGATTTCTGTATCCTTTGTGGATGTGATTATTGTGATACTATAAAAGGTATAGGATCTAAAACCgcttataatttaataaaagagTATAATtgtattgaaaatattattaaaaatattgaccaaaataaatatcaagTACCCGCTAATTTTAAGTATGTAGAAGCTAGACAATCATTTATTAAACCAAAAGTTTTAGAAAAAAGTGAAGTAAAAATTGATTGGTGTGAACCTAAAATCGAAGAATTAAagaaatttttaattaaagaacataattttaatgaagTTAGAGTAACAAACTATATTACCAGATTGCTAAAAGCTCGAAAGGTAACAACCCAGAGACGTCTTGACACCTTTTTCACTACTTgcacaaaaaaaagcacaaaattaattatagaAGAAAACCAAAAAGAAGTATTAAAAACTAAAAGTAAAGGGAAAAAGagagaaataaataatgacaACTCTACTAAACTTAATgcaaaaaagaagaaaaccAATGTAAAGGACGAGAAGAAAAATAACGAAAAGGTTGATGAACCGAAAAACAAACCCAATGAAAATTTAGTAAAAGATGAAGATGATCAGGATGATTAcgatcaaaatatttttgacgAAAGAACGAATTCAGAATCAggtaatataaaaaacgaAAACGTAAAAGAAGATATTTCTTCTAGTGATATAACAATGGATATTCCAAAATGCATTAATGATATAGTAtgttaa
- a CDS encoding zinc finger Ran-binding domain-containing protein 2, putative, whose protein sequence is MEDHKYSDKRDSEDWICTDEKCRNVNSYKRMYCIQCNRVRPKKTIKKNPKQILFKTNDWKCDDCGNINWAKREKCNICGKSKYTKKINDFKPNKEIRTGKGGGHYDIQGNNERRAHDSEDEEFDEFGRRKKRKLPNNEGNDSKTQTGNSSTRNYNNYSNNKDIANKNYAHKKRRTSSHSRSDSINSYKNSRENSYSNDDDKKTKNYKYGSKKYDNNSKDNYKHNDKKYDNKKKHNHSSKYNDNKYDEDKSDDSRKNNYYIKGYRKD, encoded by the exons ATGGAAGACCATAAATATTCAG ACAAAAGGGATTCAGAGGATTGGATATGCACAGATGAAAA atGTCGAAATGTAAACTCATACAAGAGAATGTATTGCATCCAATGTAATCGAGTCAGGCCAAAGAAAACGA taaaaaaaaacccTAAACAGATATTGTTTAAGACGAATGATTGGAAATGTGATGATTGTGGTAATATAAACTGGGCTAAAAGAGAAAAATGTAACATATGTGGTAAAagtaaatatacaaaaaaaataaatgattttaaaccaaataaagaaataagaACAGGAAAGGGAGGAGGGCATTATGATATCCAAGGTAATAATGAAAGAAGAGCCCACGATTCAGAAGATGAGGAATTTGATGAATTTGGACGTCgaaagaaaagaaaactACCAA ATAATGAGGGAAATGACTCCAAAACACAAACTGGAAATTCTTCTACgagaaattataataattatagtaATAACAAAGATAtagcaaataaaaattacgCACATAAAAAACGTCGTACATCTTCACATTCAAGAAGTGATTCCATCAACtcttataaaaatagtagaGAAAATAGTTATAGCAAtgatgatgataaaaaaacaaaaaattataaatatggaagtaaaaaatatgataataatagtaaagACAATTATAAGCACAATGATAAgaaatatgataataagaaaaaacatAACCATAGtagtaaatataatgacaataaatatgatgaaGATAAGTCTGATGATAGCCGGAAAAATAACTATTACATAAAAGGATATAGGAAagattaa